A stretch of the Bacillus sp. FJAT-18017 genome encodes the following:
- a CDS encoding M14 family zinc carboxypeptidase: protein MSFKRKLLGVSFSSMLAFGAVTAVGIPVGAVGNGPSAGNGSIQTSILHTYDSMVSYLKTQDAKQDAMTLEVIGQTVKGRDIHLVKYISNPDNPTILFLTQQHGNEQLTTEGALEFIKHLGTNKTKGVLDKLNILIIPMLNADGAMGDVNFSLDNYLADGDRHLTRSNANNFDLNREHDKATANMQPEVRHLHENVFEKYQIDYMIDLHHQGTRSETDGELVSGSILYPTNAAVKPEVLEKSKKLGSVVYHELESKGWGHIGKYDGGSGANIGRNGAALRYDIATLLFEMRGMSDHYIESYALGQKSNGYLIKQTIETLDATVRAISDGSINTADTSFWDTLPTQKNRPSEE, encoded by the coding sequence ATGAGTTTTAAGAGGAAGCTTTTAGGTGTTTCTTTTTCTAGTATGTTGGCTTTTGGTGCGGTAACTGCAGTTGGTATTCCGGTCGGGGCAGTTGGTAATGGCCCAAGCGCTGGGAATGGTTCCATTCAGACTTCGATTCTACATACGTATGATAGCATGGTCAGTTATCTAAAAACTCAAGATGCAAAACAAGATGCAATGACCCTTGAAGTGATTGGGCAGACTGTGAAAGGAAGGGATATCCACCTCGTCAAGTATATTTCAAATCCTGACAATCCAACAATCCTATTTTTAACTCAACAGCACGGAAATGAACAGCTTACAACAGAAGGTGCGCTTGAATTTATTAAACACTTAGGTACAAATAAAACAAAGGGTGTCCTTGACAAGCTTAACATCCTTATCATTCCTATGCTCAATGCCGACGGGGCCATGGGTGACGTGAATTTCTCGCTTGATAACTACCTTGCAGACGGGGACCGCCATCTTACCCGCTCCAACGCTAATAATTTTGACTTAAACCGTGAACATGATAAAGCGACAGCCAATATGCAGCCGGAAGTTCGTCACCTTCATGAAAATGTTTTCGAAAAATATCAGATTGATTATATGATCGATTTACATCATCAAGGAACAAGAAGTGAAACAGATGGGGAACTGGTGTCAGGGTCTATCCTCTATCCGACCAATGCGGCGGTTAAACCCGAGGTGTTGGAAAAATCCAAGAAACTCGGATCTGTTGTTTACCATGAGCTTGAAAGCAAAGGCTGGGGACATATTGGGAAATATGACGGGGGTTCGGGAGCGAATATCGGCCGTAATGGTGCAGCCCTTCGCTATGACATTGCAACATTGTTGTTTGAGATGAGGGGAATGTCCGACCACTATATTGAATCATACGCTCTTGGTCAAAAAAGCAATGGCTATCTCATCAAGCAGACAATTGAAACATTGGATGCAACAGTCAGGGCAATTTCCGATGGTTCAATTAATACTGCTGATACAAGCTTCTGGGATACGCTGCCAACACAAAAGAATAGACCAAGCGAAGAATAA
- a CDS encoding DUF5392 family protein, which yields MNQFFNSIPRYYKKELEKIETIVQPLLKTATRYSLISVMLLVFSGINLIPLVLFAPRSEETFIAITIYALMAAVGAALRKEVKFKRVEILNKSIDYMVRRIEKSALVPEDTKSRFIKEIKEQPKMGMNVFLHFLKEEENWGQLN from the coding sequence ATGAATCAATTTTTCAATAGTATTCCCCGCTACTATAAAAAAGAGCTAGAAAAAATTGAAACAATTGTTCAGCCATTGCTAAAGACAGCAACAAGATATTCGCTTATATCGGTCATGTTGCTCGTTTTCTCTGGTATAAATCTTATACCTCTAGTGTTATTTGCTCCTAGGAGTGAAGAAACATTCATAGCAATAACTATATACGCGCTAATGGCTGCGGTTGGGGCTGCCCTGAGGAAAGAAGTAAAGTTCAAACGGGTGGAAATTCTGAACAAAAGCATTGATTATATGGTTAGAAGAATAGAAAAAAGTGCATTGGTTCCAGAAGATACAAAAAGCCGATTTATTAAAGAAATTAAGGAACAGCCAAAGATGGGAATGAATGTATTCTTACATTTTTTAAAAGAAGAAGAAAACTGGGGACAACTGAATTAA
- a CDS encoding M14 family metallopeptidase, producing the protein MRKRNKVMQGLIIATAFSALSFTTLSPGLGAGGITGAQQLESERIAQEESPAVVQLEVPNKKALDKLVEMGIDLTHRVHQHGEEIEVDVVVTPSEIAELKKHGIKVKDTLITEAQWNQRTAERNAAAQQQSTIASAEDTIKILRANHYTNQSATFLYVEAKTTAGESASTALTATWMEDGVEKRVTLSRFVDYGEYMYHWFEVPVTAVPQNVTITSNLGGSAGTAVTEWLGEDKKGSPKKHYVKEFVDHYMDPNELYERAEQLAREFPDLVEIIEMPNKTNGYRRLAQATIGPATNSAVVVSSKAWGHEGGNDITVELKNQGAASQPLTVTTNGKDIVVELATNSDGVVTSNAKQVADALNKEAGSLITATTYRGNAGTGTVTTAKAKLTDGLKAPAHISREPQTVKAIRIGKHRDGSKPGVLGYAQEHAREWVTPLVTIETAERLLRNYAHDGETKQLVNNLDIFLVPSVNPDGALYSFYDYNMQRKNMTNHCGPNQSDSGYRNSWGVDLNRNHSVGSAFDGFIGASTTNCLSTTYAGPAEHSEPESKNLVWLADQNPNIKFAMNIHSYGGYFMWSPGSYDPDRVTLPRPTAGQEAFYWAASNEILNDIQDHRGTVILPSRTGPIPDVLYSAAGNSADYLWYEKGIYAWNFEVGADLWDSEANRWRAVGFQPPYKEGHEEAMEFANGLIGLIKVAYNQSKDKQPPSTKAVPGNGKFSGPVEVSFETSEAATIYYTLDGSRPTFESEHLKLSGTREPAETLKIDKTTVLNWFAVDAAGNIEKNYNPISNSSNFNSVTLTIK; encoded by the coding sequence ATGAGAAAAAGAAACAAAGTCATGCAAGGCCTCATCATTGCAACAGCATTCAGTGCATTGAGCTTTACCACCCTGTCCCCAGGATTGGGCGCGGGCGGTATAACAGGTGCCCAACAGCTTGAAAGTGAGCGAATTGCACAAGAGGAGTCACCTGCTGTTGTCCAGCTTGAAGTGCCAAATAAAAAGGCGCTTGATAAGCTGGTTGAAATGGGTATAGACCTCACCCACAGAGTCCATCAGCATGGTGAAGAGATCGAGGTTGATGTGGTTGTTACACCTTCCGAAATCGCAGAATTAAAAAAGCATGGAATCAAAGTAAAGGACACACTGATTACAGAGGCTCAGTGGAACCAAAGGACTGCAGAAAGGAATGCCGCGGCGCAGCAACAGTCCACTATTGCATCGGCTGAAGATACGATAAAAATTTTACGAGCTAATCATTATACAAACCAGTCCGCTACCTTCCTATATGTTGAAGCGAAAACAACTGCCGGTGAAAGTGCAAGTACAGCACTAACCGCCACATGGATGGAAGATGGCGTGGAAAAAAGAGTCACCTTGAGTCGATTTGTTGACTACGGAGAATATATGTATCACTGGTTCGAGGTTCCAGTCACAGCCGTACCGCAAAATGTTACAATTACCAGCAATCTTGGAGGCTCGGCTGGAACTGCTGTGACAGAGTGGCTGGGTGAAGATAAAAAAGGCAGTCCGAAAAAACATTATGTAAAGGAATTTGTTGACCATTATATGGACCCAAATGAGCTGTATGAACGGGCTGAGCAGCTTGCCAGGGAATTCCCGGATTTAGTCGAAATCATTGAAATGCCGAACAAAACAAACGGTTACCGCCGCCTCGCCCAAGCAACTATTGGCCCTGCAACCAATTCGGCTGTTGTCGTATCTTCGAAGGCTTGGGGGCATGAAGGTGGAAATGATATTACCGTAGAGCTCAAAAATCAGGGAGCAGCAAGCCAACCTCTAACGGTAACCACAAACGGCAAAGATATTGTTGTTGAACTTGCAACGAATTCTGATGGAGTAGTAACAAGTAATGCAAAACAGGTTGCAGATGCCCTGAATAAAGAAGCCGGCAGCCTTATTACCGCGACAACTTACCGAGGCAACGCGGGTACAGGCACGGTAACTACAGCCAAGGCGAAGTTGACAGACGGCTTAAAAGCTCCGGCCCATATTTCCCGTGAGCCTCAAACTGTCAAGGCGATTCGAATCGGCAAACATCGCGACGGTTCCAAACCGGGTGTCCTTGGCTATGCACAGGAACATGCCCGTGAATGGGTCACACCGCTCGTAACGATTGAAACAGCGGAAAGATTACTTCGGAACTATGCACATGACGGCGAAACAAAACAACTGGTCAACAATCTGGATATTTTCCTGGTCCCTTCAGTAAATCCAGATGGTGCACTTTACAGCTTCTATGATTACAATATGCAGCGGAAAAACATGACGAATCACTGTGGCCCTAACCAATCTGATTCCGGATATCGAAACAGTTGGGGTGTAGACCTCAACCGGAATCACTCTGTCGGCTCAGCCTTTGATGGATTTATCGGTGCTTCGACTACAAACTGTTTGAGTACCACATACGCGGGACCAGCGGAACATTCCGAGCCTGAATCAAAGAACCTTGTCTGGCTTGCCGATCAAAATCCAAATATTAAATTCGCTATGAATATTCACAGCTATGGCGGGTACTTCATGTGGTCTCCTGGCTCATATGACCCGGATCGTGTTACCTTGCCTCGTCCGACAGCCGGCCAGGAAGCATTCTACTGGGCTGCGTCAAACGAAATCCTGAATGATATCCAGGACCACCGCGGAACAGTCATCCTGCCAAGCCGCACCGGCCCAATACCGGATGTCCTATACTCAGCGGCCGGGAACTCAGCCGACTATCTGTGGTATGAAAAAGGTATTTATGCATGGAACTTTGAGGTTGGTGCAGACTTGTGGGATTCTGAAGCGAACAGATGGCGGGCTGTAGGATTCCAACCTCCATATAAAGAAGGACACGAGGAAGCAATGGAATTTGCGAATGGGTTGATTGGATTGATCAAGGTCGCCTATAACCAGTCAAAGGATAAGCAGCCTCCTTCAACAAAAGCTGTACCTGGAAACGGCAAATTTTCCGGTCCTGTCGAAGTATCCTTTGAAACGAGCGAAGCAGCGACCATCTACTATACTCTTGATGGAAGCCGACCAACATTCGAGTCCGAGCATTTAAAACTATCCGGAACTCGGGAGCCTGCTGAAACATTGAAAATTGATAAAACAACAGTGTTGAACTGGTTCGCAGTAGATGCAGCGGGCAATATCGAGAAAAACTATAACCCGATCAGCAATTCTTCCAACTTCAACTCTGTGACACTAACAATCAAGTAA
- a CDS encoding YusW family protein, with protein MSQPSSVSKIICIILFMERPSLVMKGLEFYLTDKGLYKEERITVGKGADKMNFTKGIALFAISASVLAGCNNTEEVNPPPENAPADNQATDPNEKHNVNKLDYPFTSFELEVDTQKTFNAIDISYQKEKNSTVASYVDKEKNVELAGNDAMKELHEKFKSFRFDQYTTEEEVLAQVSKVFDIPENVKEFEVEIVYADGIEKEYRSKSSS; from the coding sequence ATGTCCCAGCCAAGTTCTGTCTCAAAGATAATCTGTATTATTCTTTTCATGGAAAGGCCCTCCCTTGTAATGAAAGGTTTGGAATTCTACTTAACGGATAAAGGCTTATATAAAGAAGAGAGAATCACAGTGGGAAAAGGAGCCGATAAAATGAACTTCACAAAAGGAATAGCACTTTTTGCTATATCTGCTTCAGTCTTGGCAGGTTGTAATAATACTGAAGAGGTGAATCCTCCTCCAGAAAATGCCCCTGCGGATAATCAAGCGACTGATCCTAACGAGAAACATAATGTTAATAAATTGGATTACCCTTTCACCTCATTCGAATTGGAAGTGGATACCCAAAAGACGTTTAATGCGATTGATATAAGTTATCAAAAAGAAAAAAATAGTACAGTAGCTTCCTATGTCGACAAAGAGAAAAATGTTGAACTTGCCGGCAATGATGCAATGAAGGAATTACATGAAAAGTTTAAATCCTTTAGGTTTGATCAATATACTACTGAAGAGGAGGTTCTCGCACAGGTTTCAAAGGTGTTTGATATACCGGAAAATGTAAAAGAGTTTGAAGTAGAGATTGTATATGCGGATGGAATTGAGAAGGAATATAGATCAAAATCAAGCAGTTAA
- a CDS encoding S8 family serine peptidase, which translates to MTNMKRSLALLLIFLLSFSSFAYAVPQPSAAKGTSNHLAAAKNSEQTVPGTDEAVSAFSPEEKVRVIVELKEETAIEYATKKGVKYSKLSKQEKKNLNDRAVNAQKKAKQKLADKKIKVNYKNNFTAVVNGFSGEVAYGDIQLIESLPEVKKVYLTNEYGRPIVEPDMTTSHDYIQSYKAWTEGQYKGEGMVVAIIDSGMDPAHRDMVISEGVQTDLSAEEVSSLAAQHGLPGKYFTEKIPYGYNYFDRNTEVRDLVPGGSNHGMHVGGTVGANGDPEQGGIKGVAPETQLLAMKVFSNDPGYASTFSDIYVVAIDEAIKLGADVLNMSLGSVASFYTPEDPANLAITRAADNGIVSSVSAGNSRHIGRGYKTPFAENPDIGLVGAPGLSTDSIQVAASGNTQTWYEFGLSLTGTPVNGVGYTSDNWTQKLGNKEYGFVSLGTKNGAAADYAGLDVKGKIVAVMRGGTPSALTDKATEAAKQGAAGIIVYDAGTGGTIFKDQGGFAIPFMLVTKPTADQMHQLYASGNTSINFSISNSQPGPQNGRPTEFSSWGTTPSLEIKPEIMAPGGNIYSTLNDNKYGFMSGTSMAAPHVAGGSALVMEYIKENPLYKNLPLTAQTRLAKVLLMNTAAVTTGTNGFAYSPRLQGAGMMQIHNATLTSVRAVNPETNEAKVELKDFTKKVVSFKVKAINDSASKAVTYKVNVDVLTDAIQRLASGDVNWSAGVATTGDPHLRGSEPLKNAVVTAPETVTVPAGGSVEIPVSIDLTNAKIPGYTSTGAKTEFDLKEDIFVEGFVRLEDVSGEEVNLVVPYVGFYGKWDRPSILDGIRYVDNKFFFTDGTGGTPVAGMVDNRGTYIGNDPINGYTNAVSKFSLSPNGDGMFDTIVPVLSFLRNSTDMQFNVLDEDGNELRTIRTESFVRKHYGSLATRYSYSTARGWDGKVNGEIVPDGKYFYEIKAKVDMKHRDPEWQTKRIPFVVDSTKPVVNAKYNTTTKQLTWEANDGNGIGLQHFLVKVDGESVLPANQILRPTAASYDLSAVTVPKGAKVEVVAYDFANNITSQTAKNVATGDTAVPVITLETPGNGSILTTKEISVKGYVRDESLIDSIYVNGNSVPFNRVMEKNASNVEEERYRFATTVSIPGDGIHEISIKAVDIAGNEIQIQRRPVFVDTTPATLDVTAPAHVENGVAKTNLAISVKDNFDQIRVYVNDSEVKFNSGPSSWAEPVPYNQTFNSGVSLKEGQNTFTVRVVDLAGFTTTKTVNVYRLSKAEMPVIQSVSVTPKADVSFKNPALVSATANQSLTWTAKVIKPNGTVVNLPSSTGVSYKATYTPEKTDAKGTYKVIVNGESVHGFKAAEKQAEFMIGKK; encoded by the coding sequence ATGACCAACATGAAGAGAAGTTTAGCTTTACTTTTGATTTTCCTTTTGTCATTTTCCAGTTTTGCCTATGCTGTACCTCAGCCATCGGCAGCAAAAGGGACAAGCAATCATCTAGCTGCAGCTAAAAATAGTGAACAAACAGTACCAGGAACGGACGAGGCAGTTTCTGCATTTTCTCCGGAAGAAAAGGTAAGGGTAATAGTAGAGCTTAAGGAAGAGACAGCGATTGAATATGCGACCAAAAAGGGTGTGAAATATTCCAAGCTGTCAAAACAAGAGAAGAAGAACCTAAATGATAGAGCTGTAAACGCTCAGAAGAAGGCCAAGCAAAAGCTGGCCGATAAAAAAATTAAAGTAAACTATAAAAATAACTTTACCGCTGTTGTGAACGGCTTTAGCGGTGAGGTGGCTTATGGCGATATTCAATTGATAGAAAGCCTGCCGGAGGTTAAAAAGGTTTATCTGACAAATGAGTATGGAAGGCCGATTGTTGAACCGGATATGACGACAAGCCATGACTATATCCAGTCATATAAAGCATGGACAGAGGGTCAATACAAAGGTGAGGGCATGGTTGTAGCCATTATCGATTCTGGTATGGATCCCGCTCATCGGGATATGGTTATTAGTGAAGGGGTGCAGACCGATCTATCTGCAGAAGAAGTAAGTTCATTGGCAGCCCAGCACGGTTTGCCAGGGAAGTATTTCACCGAAAAGATTCCTTACGGATACAATTATTTTGATCGCAATACAGAAGTACGTGATTTGGTCCCAGGTGGTTCCAATCACGGTATGCACGTTGGCGGAACAGTTGGTGCGAATGGTGACCCTGAACAGGGCGGCATCAAAGGGGTAGCGCCTGAAACACAGCTGCTTGCGATGAAGGTTTTCAGTAATGACCCAGGTTATGCTTCAACGTTCTCTGATATTTATGTGGTTGCAATTGATGAAGCGATCAAGCTGGGTGCGGATGTACTGAACATGAGCCTTGGCTCAGTTGCATCTTTTTATACACCTGAAGATCCTGCCAACCTGGCAATCACACGTGCTGCTGATAATGGGATTGTTTCATCTGTCTCAGCTGGTAACTCACGCCATATCGGCCGTGGGTATAAAACACCTTTTGCCGAGAATCCTGATATCGGCCTTGTAGGTGCACCAGGGTTATCGACTGATTCCATTCAGGTTGCCGCATCCGGAAATACACAAACCTGGTATGAATTTGGCCTTTCTTTAACTGGAACCCCTGTAAACGGTGTTGGTTATACTAGCGATAACTGGACCCAAAAGCTCGGTAACAAAGAATATGGCTTTGTTTCACTGGGAACCAAAAATGGTGCTGCAGCAGACTATGCAGGACTTGATGTAAAGGGTAAGATTGTTGCTGTTATGCGCGGTGGAACACCTTCTGCTTTAACAGATAAAGCGACGGAAGCAGCAAAACAGGGAGCTGCTGGGATTATCGTTTACGATGCCGGTACAGGCGGTACGATCTTTAAGGACCAGGGTGGATTTGCAATTCCATTTATGCTTGTAACTAAGCCAACCGCTGATCAAATGCATCAGCTCTATGCTTCAGGCAATACATCTATTAATTTTTCTATCTCTAATTCTCAGCCAGGACCGCAAAACGGGCGCCCAACTGAATTCTCCTCCTGGGGAACAACCCCAAGCCTTGAAATCAAACCTGAAATCATGGCCCCGGGCGGAAATATTTATTCAACTTTAAACGACAACAAGTACGGTTTCATGAGCGGTACATCTATGGCGGCTCCCCATGTTGCCGGTGGTTCAGCGCTTGTGATGGAATATATTAAAGAAAATCCGCTTTACAAAAACCTGCCGTTGACTGCACAAACGCGTCTGGCAAAAGTTCTATTGATGAACACAGCAGCAGTCACAACTGGAACAAACGGGTTTGCATATTCCCCTCGCCTGCAAGGGGCAGGGATGATGCAAATCCATAATGCGACTTTGACTTCTGTCCGTGCCGTTAATCCGGAGACCAACGAAGCAAAAGTTGAACTTAAGGATTTTACGAAAAAAGTGGTTTCGTTCAAAGTAAAAGCAATCAATGATTCTGCTAGCAAAGCTGTCACTTATAAAGTTAACGTTGATGTTCTTACTGATGCGATCCAGCGCCTCGCTTCTGGTGATGTGAACTGGTCAGCAGGGGTAGCAACAACAGGCGACCCGCATTTAAGAGGCTCGGAGCCTTTGAAAAATGCAGTCGTTACTGCACCTGAGACGGTTACCGTACCAGCAGGCGGCAGTGTGGAAATTCCAGTAAGCATCGACTTGACTAATGCAAAAATCCCAGGCTACACAAGCACTGGTGCTAAAACAGAGTTTGATTTGAAAGAAGATATCTTTGTTGAAGGTTTTGTCCGCCTGGAGGATGTATCTGGAGAGGAAGTTAACCTCGTCGTACCGTATGTCGGTTTCTACGGCAAATGGGATCGCCCTTCAATCCTTGACGGCATTCGCTATGTCGACAATAAGTTTTTCTTCACTGACGGTACCGGGGGAACTCCTGTTGCTGGGATGGTGGATAATCGTGGTACTTACATCGGTAATGACCCGATTAATGGATACACGAATGCTGTAAGCAAGTTCTCGCTTTCTCCAAACGGCGACGGCATGTTCGATACGATTGTACCGGTTCTGTCTTTCCTTAGAAATTCGACTGATATGCAGTTCAATGTACTGGATGAAGATGGAAATGAACTGAGGACAATCCGTACCGAATCGTTTGTCAGAAAGCACTATGGCAGCCTGGCAACAAGGTATTCCTACTCGACTGCCCGCGGCTGGGACGGTAAGGTGAACGGTGAAATTGTTCCAGACGGTAAGTACTTCTATGAAATTAAGGCAAAAGTCGACATGAAGCACCGTGATCCCGAATGGCAAACAAAGCGCATTCCTTTTGTAGTTGATTCAACCAAGCCGGTTGTTAATGCAAAATATAACACAACTACAAAACAGCTGACATGGGAAGCGAATGACGGCAATGGAATCGGGTTGCAGCACTTCCTAGTGAAGGTTGACGGTGAAAGTGTCCTGCCGGCAAACCAAATACTTCGTCCAACTGCTGCTTCCTATGATTTATCAGCTGTAACAGTTCCAAAAGGAGCAAAGGTTGAAGTCGTTGCCTATGATTTTGCAAATAATATTACCTCCCAAACTGCTAAAAATGTGGCTACGGGAGACACGGCTGTTCCAGTTATCACACTTGAAACTCCTGGAAATGGGTCAATCCTTACTACAAAAGAAATTTCGGTAAAGGGCTATGTCCGTGACGAGTCATTAATTGATTCAATTTACGTCAATGGCAATTCTGTTCCATTTAATCGTGTAATGGAGAAGAATGCGTCGAATGTGGAAGAAGAGCGTTACCGTTTTGCTACAACAGTATCTATTCCAGGGGATGGCATTCATGAAATTTCCATTAAGGCTGTCGACATTGCCGGAAATGAAATTCAAATCCAGCGCCGCCCGGTATTTGTCGATACGACTCCGGCAACTCTGGATGTTACAGCTCCTGCCCACGTGGAAAATGGAGTGGCCAAAACAAATCTAGCAATCTCGGTTAAGGATAATTTTGACCAAATCAGAGTCTACGTCAATGACAGTGAAGTGAAATTCAACTCCGGACCAAGCTCCTGGGCTGAACCGGTTCCTTACAACCAAACGTTCAACTCTGGAGTCAGCCTAAAAGAGGGACAAAATACCTTTACAGTAAGGGTTGTCGATCTGGCAGGCTTCACCACAACCAAAACAGTCAACGTTTACAGACTGAGCAAGGCCGAAATGCCAGTTATTCAGTCCGTAAGCGTGACGCCGAAAGCTGATGTCAGCTTTAAAAACCCGGCTCTGGTCAGTGCGACTGCCAATCAATCACTCACATGGACGGCCAAGGTAATAAAGCCTAATGGGACTGTTGTCAATCTTCCATCATCAACAGGCGTAAGCTACAAAGCCACTTATACGCCGGAGAAAACTGACGCAAAAGGCACCTACAAAGTCATAGTAAATGGGGAATCCGTACACGGCTTTAAGGCTGCAGAAAAGCAGGCAGAGTTCATGATTGGGAAAAAATAA
- a CDS encoding SelT/SelW/SelH family (seleno)protein has translation MEIRIEYCTAUGNLPKAVGLADELLNEFKNNANKLELVPSTGGVFEVSVDGQNIFSKKETGRFPEEGEVLNIVKEKHE, from the coding sequence GTGGAAATTCGTATTGAATATTGTACTGCTTGAGGCAATTTACCAAAAGCCGTCGGTCTGGCGGATGAATTGTTAAATGAATTTAAAAATAATGCCAATAAGTTGGAATTGGTTCCGAGCACTGGAGGCGTGTTCGAGGTTTCTGTGGACGGCCAGAACATTTTCTCTAAAAAGGAAACAGGCCGTTTCCCTGAAGAGGGCGAAGTGCTGAACATTGTAAAAGAAAAGCACGAATAA
- a CDS encoding glycosyltransferase family 8 protein: MNILVTLNSTYLKPLRVMLKSLFLNNPRERFTIYLMHSEIEDEKLSQLHNYIEVHGSKLEVIKVDESHFHDAPVLLHYTKEMYYRLLAFKFLPQDLDRILYLDPDILVLNSVKDLYETEFDGNLYAAAFHDKISVREINRIRLFPYGIEAYYNSGVLMINLELQRKEIDEQAIYAFVEKHKTRLIMPDQDVLNALYSKRIKSLDEKIYNYDARFYNYYRIKTNGKCDMDYIITHTVFIHFCGKKKPWKKNYSGVFHALYKYFEKISS, encoded by the coding sequence ATGAATATTCTAGTCACGTTAAATTCCACTTATTTAAAACCGCTACGCGTAATGCTGAAATCACTTTTTCTAAATAATCCAAGAGAACGATTTACAATCTATTTAATGCATTCGGAAATTGAAGATGAAAAGTTAAGCCAATTACATAATTACATTGAGGTACACGGTAGCAAGCTTGAGGTAATAAAAGTGGACGAAAGCCATTTTCATGACGCACCGGTCCTTTTGCATTATACAAAAGAAATGTACTACCGGCTGCTAGCTTTTAAGTTTTTACCTCAAGATTTGGACCGCATCCTTTACCTTGATCCCGATATATTGGTGTTGAATTCGGTTAAAGACCTTTACGAAACAGAATTCGATGGTAATTTATATGCAGCTGCTTTCCACGATAAAATTTCGGTTAGGGAAATCAATCGCATCCGCCTTTTTCCATACGGAATTGAGGCATATTACAACTCGGGTGTACTGATGATCAACCTGGAGCTCCAGCGGAAGGAAATTGATGAACAAGCTATATATGCCTTTGTCGAGAAACACAAAACAAGATTGATTATGCCCGATCAAGATGTATTAAATGCCCTTTATTCGAAAAGAATTAAAAGCCTTGATGAAAAGATTTATAATTATGATGCCAGGTTTTATAATTATTATAGAATCAAGACAAACGGGAAATGCGATATGGATTACATCATCACGCATACAGTATTTATCCATTTTTGTGGGAAGAAGAAACCATGGAAGAAGAACTACAGCGGAGTATTTCATGCCTTGTATAAATATTTTGAAAAAATTTCCAGCTAA
- a CDS encoding ECF transporter S component, whose amino-acid sequence MLTTEKNKTKILVFNALFIALVFVATMFINIRLPLMGNGGLIHLGNVPLFIAAFVFGKKTGAIAGAFGMALFDIVSGWTAWAPFTFVIVGLMGYLAGLIAEKVPGKKVFVYSLAVAAALIIKVVGYYFSEVLLFGNWVQPFGSVPGNIMQIVIAGLIVVPLASGFRQRVGQHQ is encoded by the coding sequence ATGTTAACGACGGAAAAGAACAAAACAAAGATTCTAGTTTTTAATGCACTTTTTATCGCGCTGGTTTTTGTAGCGACAATGTTTATTAACATCAGGCTGCCATTGATGGGGAATGGTGGACTTATCCATTTAGGGAATGTGCCTCTTTTTATAGCAGCTTTTGTTTTTGGCAAAAAAACAGGGGCTATAGCGGGTGCATTCGGAATGGCACTCTTTGATATTGTTTCGGGGTGGACAGCATGGGCTCCATTTACATTTGTTATCGTTGGCTTAATGGGCTATTTAGCTGGACTTATCGCAGAGAAGGTACCTGGAAAAAAGGTTTTTGTGTATTCTTTGGCAGTTGCCGCAGCATTGATTATAAAAGTTGTCGGCTATTATTTTTCAGAAGTGCTCCTGTTTGGTAACTGGGTTCAGCCATTTGGCTCCGTACCAGGCAACATCATGCAAATCGTCATTGCTGGTCTTATTGTTGTACCTCTTGCAAGTGGTTTTAGGCAAAGAGTAGGCCAGCACCAGTAA